The region GCCGGTGTTACCGCCGCCTCTGCCTGCATTACCTCTGCCGCCACCGCCAAAGCCACCACCTCCAAAACCGCCGCCACCACCACTGGCGCTGCCAAATGAAAAGGTATTTACGTTGGTATTGTTGATGCTTCCCAAAAGCGCAATTTGCTGGTCGCCATTAAAATTAAATACATTTAATGATCCTATATACCGGTTCTTATCGGGGATGTCCTGACTTTGAGGTAAGGCATCCCGACCGTCGCCGGCAGTAGCCTGACCAAAATAGCCATAGTTTTTATCCTTGCGAATGGTGATGTTCATGATCTTATCTGGTTCACCGGTTTTAACACCGGTAAGATTAGCCTGATCGCCATAATCATCAATCATCTGGATGTTCTCAATTACATCTGCGGGTAGGTTTTTGGTGGCGCTTTGAACATCACCCCCCATAAAGTCCTTACCGTTTATGCGCACTTTGGTAACCTGTTTTCCCTGTGTAGTAATATTTCCATTTACGTCTACATCAACACCGGGTAGCTTTTTGATCAAATCTTCGGCTGGGGCGTTCTCCCTAACTTTATAGGCACTGGCATTATACTCCACCGTATCCTCTTTTAAAGTTACCGGATTAACACCCACAATAGTAACCACGCTGAGCATATTGGTTGAAGCCTTCATGATGATGTTCCCCAAATCAACCGGCTTTCCGTCGGGATTCAATGCGAAATGTTTTTTGATGGGTGTAAAACCAATGGACGATAATGTAAGCGTTATTTTGCTGCCTTTAACTCCCGAAAATGCGAACTTCCCATTGGCATCAGCAATAGATATGGTACTATCCCCTCCGTTTGATATGAGCTTAATGCTGCTGCCGGGTAGTGATAGTTTTGTAGTGTCAACAACTGTACCGCTGATATCATGCGTAGTTTGTGCCAACGTGTTGAGTACGGTTAAAATGGTTAGGCTTAAAATAAGGCACAGGGTTTTCATAGGGTGTATTTGATCTGCTTGTAATTTTTATTAATTAAACGTTAGACACAATCCGATTGCAAATGTTCAACTTATAAAGTATTAAATGTCAAAAAAGCATATGATTGTTACAATAATGGCACTAAACGCTTATTAATCATAGCATTGTTACAAATTTCAAATATAAAAGGGCCAACGATAACGGCCCTTTCATACTTGAAATCACATTTTATTAAATCAGTTGATATGCAGTGCGGAGGCTACTTCACTGTAGTTTTTAAAGTTGATATTAGGATGGGCAACCTGTAAGGTAGTAACGCTGCCGCCAGGAATAACCACGATTTTAAAATCGAGCCCGGATTGTGAAAAATTCGCTTTAATATTAACATAACCAACACCAAAATCTGATAAAGTAATGGTTCTGCCAGCTTCGCTGTAAGGTAATGCATAATATGCTCCGGTGCTTCCAGTAGTTCTGAAGTAAGCTAAAACAACGCCACTGTCAACGATGTCTTGAGTAATCGCAGGTATCGCAAAATTGGTAAATCCGGTTAGGGTAACGCTTTTATTAATTAATAAATAGCTTTTAACATTCATGGTACCATCGGCTCCTGTAGATCCCGTTGGGCCTTGTGGCCCTGCAGGTCCGGTTGGGCCCTGTGGCCCGGTTGGTCCCTCTGGGCCTTGAGGTCCCTGAGGCCCCGTGCCGCCGGTTGACCCGGTATTGCCTGTTGCCCCTTGTGGTCCGCCTGGTCCTGGTGAGCCGGTATCTCCTTTGGGGCCTTGCGCTCCATTGGTACCATTAGTGCCATTGGCACCGGCTGGCCCGGGATCACCCTTTTTACAAGCGTTCATACTGAATAAGCATATCATTAATGCAGGAAATAGTAGTCGTAGTTTTCTCATGGGATTTTTGAATTTTAGGTGGATTTGTCGCTTTATTACGGATGTGTGAATAATTAGTTTCAGGGAATGGAGATAGCGGAACAATTATTGTTGCCGGTTAAAAAAGGAAATTAGTGTATTGTTCAAATAATCCAAAAAATGAACAACAAAACCAGCGAATGTTTCGTTATGTTTAAAATAAAATTAACCTATGAATAATATTAGCAGCACACTGCACTCAAAAGTGCACAATTGGATAGATGCGATCGGATTTCGGTTAAATGCATCACAAACCAATAATAAAAGTCATGTAACAACTAATCATTATTTCTTTGAAACGTTTAATTTTTTTGAGAAAAAGCGAAGAAATCATCCGGAAAGCACCAAGTTTTTATGCTTTGATGCCTACGGCGAAAAAATTAATGTAAGATCACTGCTTGATCTGCAGGTTGCCTTTTTCGAAAACATCAGCCAGCTTAAATAGTGTTGCTATAGCTGGATGTTAAATCCTGTTCAAGTTTTACCTAACCCATGCTGCTTGTGTTGGGTGTATTCATAAAAAAAGCCGGCTTAAACTAAGCCGGCTTTTTGTTTAATAAGGGTAGATTAATTATCTGTTGGTGTTTTTGGCCAACAATTCATATACCCGCTTTCTGAATTTTCTTTTATCCCATCGTTATTGTTGATGCCGCGCATCACTCCTCCCGGAAGATTGATAATTGCTTTATCCGGATTTAGAGCGTCTTTAATACGCAGATGAAGGTCAGCAAAGTGAGCCGCTGTTAAAGCATCGCCACCCTTTGGTAAGCCGGCATCTATTTTCTTCAACTCCGCACGTACCATTGGCCTGATATCAGATAAGACAATGTTTATAGGAGTAAGGCCCCATGACGCCAATTGGGCGCTTGTTAAGCCCGGAAATGAAAAACTGGCATCCGTTAACAATAAGCCTTTCAGGTTTTCAATGTAACCACGTTGCAGGTTGCGTTTAAAGGCATCCGGTTTGTTGTTATTGAATACACCTGCACGTACATCAGTAAATAACTCAGCAACAGTATAGGCGTTAGTGCCGTTTTTGGCCTCATTATCATACATACGGGCTAGTCTTGATGGATTAAGTACATTTGATAATACAGCAACTTGCATCGCTTTGATTCGATTAAGCGTTACACCATTATCAAATTTACTCAGTTCGGGTTTATTTATTAACCAAAGTGGGGTTTCAAACAATTGCTTGTTTAAAAACAGTGCAGCATCGTGCTGGCGGTCTTTACTTACAAAGTCATATACCGGCCCTTTTTGATCGTAGGTTTTGAAGTTTTCGTTCATCCCGCCAATGTTGGTAGTAACATGCCCCATATAACGATAAAACTGACCCAGAACTTCATTATACAGTTCTGCCACATCGCTAAAATTCTCATTTTTTTGATAGGTCCATTTTTCCAGGTTAGGTAAAATGCGTTTTAAGTTGGCTATACCATAGGTACTGGCTTTCATGGCATTGTCGCCCAGGTCTTCATTTTGCAGGCGTGGGTCAATGGATGTGCCCTGGCGACCAAAATAATAAAGCGGGTTGCCTGCTTTTTTATTGGTCCAGTCGGCCAGTATTTCTTTTTCCTGTAAAGCTGTTTTGTTACCCGGGAACCAGCTGTAGCCCCATTTAATAGACCAAAGGTCATACTCGCCTATTTGTGGATAAAGGTGAGTAACACCATCACCAGGTTGGGCTATATAGTTAAAGCGGGCATAGTCCATGATAGATGGCGCTGTACCATGTTTATCGGTAAATGTTTTGGAGCGAAGTGAATCAACAGGATAAGCATAGCTCGAACCGAAGTTATGCGGTAAACCAAGTGTGTGCCCAATTTCATGCGATGATACGAAACGGATCAACTCGCCCATTTGCTCGTCGGTAAATTGAGCTTTGCGGGCGGCAGGGTTTACAGCAGCAGTCTGTATCAGGTACCAATCGCGCAGCAGGCTCATCACGTTATGATACCAACCCACATGGCTTTCCAGAATCTCGCCGGTACGCGGATCAGAAACATGGGGGCCATATGCGTTCTCTACGTCTGATGCAAAATACCTGACCACACTGTAGCGGGCGTCCTCGGTACTAAATTCAGGGTCTTGTTTGTGTGTCGGAGCTTCTTTACCAACAATAGCATTTTTAAAACCGGCTGCTTCAAAAGCTTTATTCCAGTCGTTTATACCAGCTATAAGATAAGGAACCCATTTTTTCGGCGTCGCCGGATCAATATAATAAACTATTTGTTTCTTGGGTTCAACCAGTTCGCCGCGTGAATAAGCGGCAGGGTCTTTGGGCTCCAGTTTCCAACGATGTATGTAAGCGGTTACCTGAGCCTTTTGAGCATCTGTACCATAATCCGTTTGACGCTGACCAAAAAAGCCAACCCTTTCATCACTGATACGGGCTTTCATTGGTGTTTTAGGCAGCAACAGCATGGAGGTATTGAATTCAAAAGTTATAGCTCCGGTAGAATTATCAGTAGGTGATTCTGCAGAGCGATAAGTTTTTAAAGTGTGGGCTTCCAGGTTTATCGGGAAGCTTTTAATTGTATCAATATAAGAGCGGGTATTATCAACTCCCGAAACTTTATAAGCTTTTTTAACATTATCTGTTAAGCCAATTGCGCTTATATCACCGTTGTAAAAATCGGTGACATCAATCAATACTCCAGTACTATCTTTGTTAAAAGCCTTGATATCAAAAGAAGCTAATACAGCATCGAGATTAGAGTTTTTAACAGATTGATACATATCGGTGGTACTATCTGCCCTTATCGAATAGCTGGGTACCCTGATGAAGATCTGTTTATCATGACGCTCCCATTTCCAAACCTGATCGTTCAGTTCCTCTCCGCCATATTGCTGACCAAATGTTTTTAAGCCGCCCGGAGTTTTAACATAACGGGTAACCACCAGCATTTCGCGGTTGATCAGAGAGTCTGGAATTTCATAGTAATACTTACCATCAACCTTATAGGTATTAAAAAGACCGCTATCGGCCTTTGTTTTACCGGTTATAACATCGCTGAATTTTTTAATGCCCTCTTTTTTGGGTGCACCAACTGTTGCTGTAGCTACAGATGTTCCGCCCGGACCTGATGTTGTTTTAAGGGTTAGGGTTTGGTTTGCTGTGTGTTTTTTGGTAGCACATGAGCTGGCTAAAACAGCAAGGATAAAAGCAGAGCCTCGTAAATAACGGCCTGCAATGGGGTGTTTTTTCATTTATATCGACAGTTAATCCGTAAACTTAAATAAAATAAACACGATGTAATAGTATATAATAGGGTGATTTTTAAAAATCACCCTATTATATACGCCTTTTGAGGGTAAGGATTACTTTATCCAGCTTCTTATCGTGATAAACATCAAGTAAAAGACTTCGGTCATTGCGGGATTTGAATATCTCGTCAATTTCTTCCAACGTCATTTTAGATACCGGTTTAAAATTGATGGCTACTATTTCATCATCCCGTTCCAGGCCAACCCCATCAGCGGCCGACCCTGGTTCAACACGGTTAATAATGATACGGTCAAAATTATCGCCGGCAGCATAATACTCAAGTCCGCTCATATCATGTTCAAACGGATCCTTAAAATTAGGACCTGCTTTTAAATACATGGTGTTATGCGTATAATCCAGTATAACCGAGAAGCGTTTTAAAGTTCCGATGCCCAGGTTGCCATCCCGGGGAACAGAGAGCGCGGTTTGATTATTGTTGACATCCGGAAAGGAGGCGATAACCTGTTTAATTTTAAATTTGCCCAGCTCCAGTGACTCCAGGCGCCCTATATAGCCATTAATGGGGCCATTTAAGCCAATACCCAAATTAGCCGACGCAATAAATTTTTGTGGAAGACCATAGCGCTTTACTACCGTTTCAAGTGATATGGGATGCCCGGCCCCCAGATCGATGATCAGTTTGGTTTTTATATTTTCGCCGCTTAGTAGTTTTACCCAGGTTTCTACATAGGGTTTCCTGTCTTCAATAGTAATGGGAATGGGTACACCCTTGCGAAATACTTTCAGATCTTTTGGTCGCCAAACCGTTAAGGTACTATCGGGAACATTAATTTTAACGGCCAGATTATTAAAAAACTCGTAACCGATTAATCCATGGATTGGCATACCC is a window of Mucilaginibacter inviolabilis DNA encoding:
- a CDS encoding collagen-like protein produces the protein MRKLRLLFPALMICLFSMNACKKGDPGPAGANGTNGTNGAQGPKGDTGSPGPGGPQGATGNTGSTGGTGPQGPQGPEGPTGPQGPTGPAGPQGPTGSTGADGTMNVKSYLLINKSVTLTGFTNFAIPAITQDIVDSGVVLAYFRTTGSTGAYYALPYSEAGRTITLSDFGVGYVNIKANFSQSGLDFKIVVIPGGSVTTLQVAHPNINFKNYSEVASALHIN
- a CDS encoding zinc-dependent metalloprotease: MKKHPIAGRYLRGSAFILAVLASSCATKKHTANQTLTLKTTSGPGGTSVATATVGAPKKEGIKKFSDVITGKTKADSGLFNTYKVDGKYYYEIPDSLINREMLVVTRYVKTPGGLKTFGQQYGGEELNDQVWKWERHDKQIFIRVPSYSIRADSTTDMYQSVKNSNLDAVLASFDIKAFNKDSTGVLIDVTDFYNGDISAIGLTDNVKKAYKVSGVDNTRSYIDTIKSFPINLEAHTLKTYRSAESPTDNSTGAITFEFNTSMLLLPKTPMKARISDERVGFFGQRQTDYGTDAQKAQVTAYIHRWKLEPKDPAAYSRGELVEPKKQIVYYIDPATPKKWVPYLIAGINDWNKAFEAAGFKNAIVGKEAPTHKQDPEFSTEDARYSVVRYFASDVENAYGPHVSDPRTGEILESHVGWYHNVMSLLRDWYLIQTAAVNPAARKAQFTDEQMGELIRFVSSHEIGHTLGLPHNFGSSYAYPVDSLRSKTFTDKHGTAPSIMDYARFNYIAQPGDGVTHLYPQIGEYDLWSIKWGYSWFPGNKTALQEKEILADWTNKKAGNPLYYFGRQGTSIDPRLQNEDLGDNAMKASTYGIANLKRILPNLEKWTYQKNENFSDVAELYNEVLGQFYRYMGHVTTNIGGMNENFKTYDQKGPVYDFVSKDRQHDAALFLNKQLFETPLWLINKPELSKFDNGVTLNRIKAMQVAVLSNVLNPSRLARMYDNEAKNGTNAYTVAELFTDVRAGVFNNNKPDAFKRNLQRGYIENLKGLLLTDASFSFPGLTSAQLASWGLTPINIVLSDIRPMVRAELKKIDAGLPKGGDALTAAHFADLHLRIKDALNPDKAIINLPGGVMRGINNNDGIKENSESGYMNCWPKTPTDN
- a CDS encoding aspartyl protease family protein, with the translated sequence MVIKLSINHKGPYNFILDTGVGLMIITDPKLADSIPIPNKRTLKIPGLGEGEDAEAYVTSPLDIEIPGLVSYDVAAAILKKDVFSLSGYAGMPIHGLIGYEFFNNLAVKINVPDSTLTVWRPKDLKVFRKGVPIPITIEDRKPYVETWVKLLSGENIKTKLIIDLGAGHPISLETVVKRYGLPQKFIASANLGIGLNGPINGYIGRLESLELGKFKIKQVIASFPDVNNNQTALSVPRDGNLGIGTLKRFSVILDYTHNTMYLKAGPNFKDPFEHDMSGLEYYAAGDNFDRIIINRVEPGSAADGVGLERDDEIVAINFKPVSKMTLEEIDEIFKSRNDRSLLLDVYHDKKLDKVILTLKRRI